The proteins below are encoded in one region of Neofelis nebulosa isolate mNeoNeb1 chromosome 17, mNeoNeb1.pri, whole genome shotgun sequence:
- the LOC131500253 gene encoding interferon-inducible GTPase 5-like, which yields MEGRVFQSSLSQSKILELWRDTSALMGAFEAGGLPAVAARLQATLHSLENARLDIGITGGTGSGKSTFVNAIRGLGDEDPNSACTGVAEMTADPTPYPHPKYPNIVIWDLPGIGTSRFRTGRYLQRVLLERYDFFIIITSDSFTAHHAQLACEILQRGKRFYLVRSKVDVDIAASRSRRPSTFSEERVLRQIREDCGRRLRAEGLKDPKVFLLSMFELGKYDFHLLEELMVKELESHKQHAFLLAVPNVSKPILEKKAASLRQHIWLVATVACGVNPSPVPGVRDVACDLYVLISSLEGYRHSLGLDEDSLVRLAEQTGQPPHEILAAVQGWKTKVTEALVVELLGQASRDASAFTRELLGVPVLGALATCGISFATIYHMLRTALDEVVKDARRVLTQAFLHDSDHELPDKRNQ from the exons ATGGAGGGCAGAGTCTTCCAGTCAAGCCTCAGCCAGTCCAAGATACTGGAGCTATGGAGGGACACCAGTGCTCTGATGGGAGCCTTTGAGGCGGGGGGTCTGCCCGCAGTGGCCGCCAGGCTGCAGGCCACACTTCATTCGCTGGAGAATGCCAGGCTGGACATTGGCATCACTGGGGGCACAGGCTCAGGCAAGTCGACCTTTGTCAATGCCATCAGGGGGCTGGGAGACGAGGACCCCAACTCAGCCTGCACGGGCGTGGCGGAAATGACGGCGGACCCCACGCCGTACCCGCACCCTAAGTACCCCAACATCGTCATCTGGGACCTGCCGGGCATAGGCACGTCCCGCTTCCGGACTGGTAGATACCTCCAGCGGGTGCTGCTGGAACGTTACgacttcttcatcatcatcacctcAGACAGCTTCACCGCCCACCATGCCCAGCTGGCCTGCGAGATCCTGCAGCGGGGCAAACGCTTCTACCTCGTCCGCTCCAAGGTGGACGTGGACATTGCCGCCTCGCGGAGCCGGCGCCCCAGCACCTTCTCCGAGGAGAGAGTGCTCCGCCAGATCCGGGAAGACTGTGGGCGGCGGCTGAGGG CGGAGGGCCTGAAGGACCCCAAGGTCTTCCTGCTCTCCATGTTTGAGTTGGGCAAGTACGACTTCCACCTGCTGGAGGAGCTGATGGTGAAGGAACTGGAGAGTCACAAGCAGCACGCGTTTCTGCTGGCCGTGCCCAACGTCTCGAAGCCCATCCTAGAGAAGAAGGCAGCCTCGCTGCGGCAGCACATCTGGCTGGTGGCCACGGTGGCCTGTGGCGTCAACccgagccccgtgccaggcgtACGGGATGTGGCATGTGACCTGTACGTGCTCATCAGCTCCCTGGAGGGCTACCGCCACAGCCTCGGCCTCGACGAGGACTCCCTCGTCAGGCTGGCTGAGCAGACAGGCCAGCCCCCGCACGAGATCCTGGCGGCGGTGCAGGGCTGGAAGACCAAGGTCACTGAGGCACTGGTGGTGGAGCTACTGGGCCAGGCCTCCAGGGATGCCTCTGCTTTCACCCGGGAGCTCCTCGGCGTGCCCGTCCTAGGCGCCCTGGCCACCTGCGGCATCAGCTTCGCCACCATCTACCACATGCTCCGCACAGCTCTAGACGAGGTGGTCAAGGATGCCCGGAGAGTGCTGACCCAGGCCTTCCTCCACGACTCTGACCATGAGCTCCCAGATAAACGCAATCAATAA
- the IRGC gene encoding interferon-inducible GTPase 5 has translation MATSRLPAVPGEEETTILMAKEELEALRTAFESGDIPQAASRLRELLASSDSTRLEVGVTGESGAGKSSLINALRGLGAEDPGAALTGVVETTVQPSPYPHPQLPDVTLWDLPGAGSPGCPADRYLKQVDFCRYDFFLLVSARRCGAVETRLASEILRQGKKFYFVRTKVDEDLAATRTQRPSGFSEATVLQEIRDHCAERLRAAGVADPRIFLVSNLSPARYDFPLLVSTWEHDLPAHRRHAGLLSLPDISLEALQKKKDMLQEQVLKTALVSGVIQALPVPGLAAAYDDALLIRSLRGYHRSFGLDDDSLAKLAEQVGKQAGDLRSVIRSPLANEVSPETVLRLYSQSSDGAMRVARAFERGIPVFGTLVAGGISFGAVYTMLQGCLNEMAEDAQRVRIKALEEDEPQPSVSLEAAGDNGVEKRVSGEGTCEEAPLSTRRKLGLLLKYILDSWKKRDLLEDK, from the coding sequence ATGGCGACTTCGAGGTTGCCCGCGGTGCCCGGGGAGGAGGAGACCACCATCCTCATGGCCAAGGAAGAGCTGGAGGCCCTGCGCACCGCCTTCGAGTCGGGCGACATCCCCCAGGCAGCCTCTCGCCTCCGGGAGCTGCTGGCCTCCTCCGATAGCACTCGCCTGGAGGTGGGCGTCACGGGCGAGTCGGGCGCCGGCAAGTCGTCCCTCATCAACGCCCTCCGTGGCCTGGGGGCCGAGGACCCCGGCGCGGCCCTCACCGGCGTCGTGGAGACCACCGTGCAGCCTTCGCCCTACCCGCACCCACAGTTGCCCGACGTGACCCTGTGGGACCTGCCGGGGGCCGGCTCTCCGGGCTGCCCGGCTGACAGGTACCTGAAGCAGGTGGACTTCTGCCGCTATGACTTCTTCCTGCTGGTCTCCGCCCGCCGCTGCGGGGCCGTGGAGACCCGCCTGGCCTCCGAGATCCTGCGCCAGGGCAAGAAGTTCTACTTCGTGCGCACCAAGGTGGACGAGGACCTGGCGGCCACGCGCACCCAGCGGCCCTCGGGCTTCAGCGAGGCGACCGTCCTGCAGGAGATCCGAGACCACTGTGCCGAGCGGCTGCGGGCGGCCGGCGTCGCCGACCCCCGCATCTTCCTCGTGTCCAACCTCTCGCCGGCCCGCTACGACTTTCCGCTGCTCGTGTCCACCTGGGAGCACGACTTGCCGGCCCACCGGCGCCACGCCGGCCTGCTGTCGCTGCCGGACATCTCGCTGGAGGCGCTGCAGAAGAAGAAAGACATGCTCCAGGAGCAGGTGCTCAAGACGGCCCTGGTGTCGGGAGTCATCCAGGCCCTGCCCGTGCCGGGGCTGGCGGCCGCCTACGACGACGCTCTGCTTATCCGCTCGCTGCGCGGCTACCACCGCAGCTTCGGCCTGGATGACGACTCTCTGGCCAAGCTGGCCGAGCAGGTGGGCAAGCAGGCGGGCGACCTCCGCTCCGTCATCCGGTCCCCACTGGCCAACGAGGTCTCACCGGAAACTGTCCTGCGGCTCTATTCGCAGTCATCCGACGGCGCCATGCGGGTGGCCCGTGCCTTCGAGAGGGGCATTCCCGTGTTCGGGACGCTGGTGGCCGGGGGCATCAGCTTCGGTGCCGTCTACACCATGCTCCAGGGCTGCCTCAATGAGATGGCCGAGGACGCCCAGCGGGTCCGCATCAAGGCCCTGGAGGAGGACGAGCCCCAGCCTTCGGTCAGCCTAGAGGCGGCGGGTGACAACGGCGTGGAAAAGCGGGTGTCCGGGGAGGGAACCTGCGAGGAGGCCCCGCTCTCCACCCGCCGGAAGCTCGGCCTGCTCCTCAAGTATATCCTCGACAGCTGGAAGAAGCGCGACTTGTTGGAAGACAAGTGA